The genomic interval GAGCACCTCGTCGCCGTCGGCGCTCGTCTCGACCGCCTCCGGCTCCTGCGCCAGGACGGCGGGAACCGCCAGCAGCAGGCCGGCCAGCGCCAGCAGCATCAGTCGGCTACGGATCCATCGTGCGCGGTTCAATTGGCTGGCTCCTGGAGCGCCTCTGGATCGGGCTCCTTGTAGATGAAGGTCTTGGCCGTGAAGGATGCCGAGATGGTCTGTCCGCCCGGCCCCGGCGCCGCACCCACGTTGAGGTTCTCGATGTTGATGATGCGCGAGAACCGGCTCACCCGGTCGAAGAGCAGCGCCAGGTTGTGGTAGTCGCCGGTGACATAGATGCTGATCGGCCACTCGCTGTAGAACTCACGATCGATGAAGCCACCCGGCGTGAAGCGCTGGAAGCCGAAGTCCCCCTGCTCGGTCAGAGCGCGGATCCGGCGCAGCAGCTCCGGCGTGTTGCGCCGTGCCGGCAGGATACGCAGCAGCTTGTCGAGCTCGATCTCGAGCTTGCGCACCTCTTCGCGGAACTGCGGCAGCTCTCGCTTCGCCGCCCGCCCCTGCTCGATCTGAGTCTCGAGCTGGGCGAGCTCCCTGCGCTGCGAATCGATCTGCTGCTGCTTCGGCTCGATCTGAACCTTCTTGCCGAGGAAGAGCAGCGCACCGCCCAGGACGAGGCCGAGGATCAGGCCGAAGTACCAGGGCTTGCCTTCGAGGCCGGTTTCGAGTGCCATCGCTTCCGCCTCCTATCCGCCCGCCGCCACAGCCGCTTCGTCGCCTTCTTCGTCGGCCGGCTTCAAGTAGCTGTAATTGAAGACAACGGTGAAGTTGTAGACGTTGCCCTGCTGCTGGGTGTCGCGCAGAATCGGCTCCTGGAACTCCGGCACCGAGTCCAGGTTCTCGATGAAGTTGGCCACCGCGTTGGGGTTGAAGCCCCTCCCGGTGAGCGTCACTGCACTGTTGTTCATCGACATGTTGTCGAGCCAGAGCAGCTCCGGCAGGGCGCGCGAGATCTCGTCCATCACCTGCACCGGACCGCGCTGGTTGCGGCGCAGATCCTTGATGACTGCGATCTTGTGCTCGAGCTCCGTCTGCTTGCGCTTGTAGTCCTCGACTTCGCGGATGATCGGCTCGAGCTCGGCCCACTCGGCTCGCGCCTGCACCAGGGCGCGCTGGTTCGACTGGATCTCCTTGTGCAGGCTCCACCACCAGAGGCCGAAGACCAGAATTCCGGCCAGCACTGCCAGGCCCAACATGATCGGCGCCCACTCCCGCGTCGACGGGCCGGCCTCGCGACGACCCTTGCGGACCGCGACGGGCTTGCGTCCCTCG from Acidobacteriota bacterium carries:
- the pilO gene encoding type 4a pilus biogenesis protein PilO; the encoded protein is MALETGLEGKPWYFGLILGLVLGGALLFLGKKVQIEPKQQQIDSQRRELAQLETQIEQGRAAKRELPQFREEVRKLEIELDKLLRILPARRNTPELLRRIRALTEQGDFGFQRFTPGGFIDREFYSEWPISIYVTGDYHNLALLFDRVSRFSRIINIENLNVGAAPGPGGQTISASFTAKTFIYKEPDPEALQEPAN
- a CDS encoding PilN domain-containing protein, encoding MIKINLLSEGRKPVAVRKGRREAGPSTREWAPIMLGLAVLAGILVFGLWWWSLHKEIQSNQRALVQARAEWAELEPIIREVEDYKRKQTELEHKIAVIKDLRRNQRGPVQVMDEISRALPELLWLDNMSMNNSAVTLTGRGFNPNAVANFIENLDSVPEFQEPILRDTQQQGNVYNFTVVFNYSYLKPADEEGDEAAVAAGG